The Undibacterium cyanobacteriorum genomic sequence TCCGCTTCTACATCTCATAAAAATCGAAATGTTGGATCTTGAAGTGCACTCAAAGAGCTGCTCGTGTTTCGCTTTTTGCTTGCGCTCTTTGTTTGTGCTCTAAGCATGGATAGGGATTCCTTCTCTGTTTCATTGTACCGTCCATTGTATTTTTTGCCCAAGCGCCGTCCCGTTCGTGATGAACGCTTTGATTGTCAATGTGAGAGCTAGGGGAAATTGTGGAAGCTGGCCAGGGCGCAAGCAATCAAGTTGCGCCCTGTACGAATGCGAGGGGTGCCTAGAAGGGCCGCCGCAAGATCAAGGAAGTGCTACCAATCAACGAGCGCTTTAGATATCGCGGATCGACGCTGAGGAGTCTAGATGATGTTCGAAAAATTAGTTTCGCGAAGCTTGATTACCATCCTCAGTGGTATCGAGTTCGCTTTTTTCACTGCCCGATACATTGGCTGATGTGTCCTTGCGCTGAGTCTTGGTTTGTTCGCGCTTTCTATACAAAGTGAAGAACTCATCGTTATCGGCGGCGCGTTGGCCTTCCCAAATCATTTCCCATTTGCCGGGGAAATCTGGATCGGTCATGACTTTCGATTTGGCGCGGCTGCGATTACCCTGTGTCAGGAGTAGATCACAATCTTGCTCATTGAAACCAGCAAAGTGCACTTGGCTGAAATAGGCGAACGATGCGCGTTGAGCGGGCCCCAACTTACTGTCGATGCAGCGATACGGCTTGGTAATTTTTCCTGCCATGTCTTTCGCAACGATGGAGTAGCTAACGCGATGATTGATCAAGGGGAGGCACAAACTCATGAGCAAGAACCAGCCGAGGATGACGCCGCCAGTCGAAAGAACGACAGCGCGCCATAGCACGGAGGGTTGGCGTGAGATGCGCCAATAGACGATACGAAACCAGACCGCACTGACGAGGAGGGCGATGATAAAAGTGACTGCATTGAACTCAGGCACGAAACCTGGAGCCCAACGCAAAACGCGCTCACTGAGTTTTACCGGCCATCCAATTTGCATCGCTACCCAAGCCAGCCAGAACAAGGCTGCGGCTCCCGTCATCACCATCACTGCAAACCAGTCGACTGCATTGATTGCCGAGCGTTTCATGGTCGGCAAACCAAAGGCCGCGAGAATTGCCAAGGGAGGCAGTAAAGGCAGGAGATAGCTTTCTTCGCGTGTTGGCTTCAACAATGCGAGAATGCTGAAGCAGATAGTGAGGCTCAACGCCAAGGAGATGTGTAAAGTCTTTTCTTGTTTGCGCCAAGCGTAAATAGCCCAAGCCGCAAAAGGCCATGCTGGCCAAGCGAACCAAATCCCATATTTGAAAAAGTGCGAAATGGTTTCAAACGTGGGCATGGCAAGTTGCTGTTTATTCCATTCCATCCAGGCGATATATGGCGTGCTTTGAAATGGCTGAATTTGGTAAAGCGCGAAAAGCCATACGCCGACGATGCCGATGGCAACTGGTGCACTCACAATCAACAATTGCAAGGCGCATTTGAGTTGGCGATACAGTCCTAGACTCACCAAG encodes the following:
- a CDS encoding ArnT family glycosyltransferase, which translates into the protein MKPVRLPAAATIALPRWAIFALCLLYILPGLIGRDPWKGPDAASFGVMWTMAHGSLNDWLWPHIVGLPMPEEGPLAYWLGAICIKLFGGLIGDPMAARISTGLAFLLGAISVWYATYLLGRRAEAQPLKLPFGGQPEPKDFGRTLADGALLFYLGCLGLLIPSHMTSAGPLYVALIAYAIYQAARFFEVPKLLTALKLGMVLGLLTLTHGWVTPIAMLLTLVSLGLYRQLKCALQLLIVSAPVAIGIVGVWLFALYQIQPFQSTPYIAWMEWNKQQLAMPTFETISHFFKYGIWFAWPAWPFAAWAIYAWRKQEKTLHISLALSLTICFSILALLKPTREESYLLPLLPPLAILAAFGLPTMKRSAINAVDWFAVMVMTGAAALFWLAWVAMQIGWPVKLSERVLRWAPGFVPEFNAVTFIIALLVSAVWFRIVYWRISRQPSVLWRAVVLSTGGVILGWFLLMSLCLPLINHRVSYSIVAKDMAGKITKPYRCIDSKLGPAQRASFAYFSQVHFAGFNEQDCDLLLTQGNRSRAKSKVMTDPDFPGKWEMIWEGQRAADNDEFFTLYRKREQTKTQRKDTSANVSGSEKSELDTTEDGNQASRN